The region GGTAGAACGAGCGCAACGAGGTCTTGGAACGCTCGATCAGCTCCTGCACCGTGAAGTCGGTACGGCCGGTCTCGGTGAGGATTTCGATCGCGGCGTGGATGAACCGATCCGACCGCGACACCGCCTTGGCGCGGGCGTTGCGCAGCGAGCGCTCGATCGCGCGCTCCCGCCAGCTGACGTCAGGTGCGTCGGGCGCAACGGCAGACTCCGGCACAGCGCCCTCCATGACGAATGACGTTACCGCCTACGGGAGACGCGAGCCACAAAAATGGAGAATGCCACTTCCGCCCCACGCACTGCCGCCTTCACTTGTAGGCGAAGTGGTCCGCGGCGACGCTCGCACTCGTCCCGCCCACTGTCGTCACGGTCACGTTTACATAACCCGAGGTCGCGGCGTGGGGCGGAGAGACCGCGGTGAGCTTGGTCGCCGACACGTAGGTCACGGAGGTGGCCGCGTGCCCGCTCCCGAAGTCCACGCTGGCGCCCGCCGTGAAGCCGGTTCCAGTGATCGTCACCGCCGTACCCCCGGCGGTGCTCCCAGAAGCCGGCGAAACCTTGGTGACGGTCGGGACGGTCTTGCTGTAGGTGAAGTGGTCCGCCGTTACCACGGCTGATCGACCCGTTGGACCGGCCACCCGTACGTTCACCACGCCGGCTGCGTGAGCTGGCGAGGTCGCGGTCAGCGAGGTATCGGACTTCACCACGACGTTGGTCGCGTCGACCCCGCCGAACGTCACGTCGACCCCACCGGAGAACCCGGCGCCCGTAATCGTCACAGAAGTCCCGCCTGCCGTCGATCCCGACGCGGGGGCCACTTTGGTCACCTTCGGCGGAGTCGGCGGAGCTACGTAGGTGTACTTGTCCGCCGTGACCACCGACGACTGGCCAGCCGGGTCGGTCACGCGCACGTTGACCGTTCCTGCAGCGTGCACCGGTGAGTGCACCCAGATCGTCGAGTCGGACAGGACCTGGAACTCCGCGGCGACTCCGCCGAACGCGACCGCCGTCGCCCCTGTGAAGCCGGATCCTTCCAGCGTCACCAGATCGCCGCCCGCCGTGGATCCAGCCTCCGGGTACACCTCGGTCACCGCCGGCAGCGATGACGACTGTGCGCCCTGGTAGTTGAACAGGTCACCGTTCACTGCGGCCGACTGCCCCTTCGCCGTTGTCACCCGGACGTCCGCGGGCCCAGGGTCGTGGGCTGGCGCCACCGCATCGATCTCGGTGGCGGACAACACCGAGAAGCTCGCCGCAGCAACTCCGCCGAATGTCACTGCGGCCGCACCGCCGAGGTGTACGCCTTTGATCGTGACGGCCGTCCCGCCAGCCGTCGAGCCTGTCGAAGGC is a window of Mycobacteriales bacterium DNA encoding:
- a CDS encoding IPT/TIG domain-containing protein, whose product is GLNRRLAVVTMCAASALAGPAVTAHAADEDSLTAQNGSLVLDMYDGGPGGLSVLSTIAGAGSACDPDAKIGSATPCYILNDGEEPIGPMPTGCYNETGDTIGFDVYCKVTSFSSFTVNMHAGQDLFVNEAPGQWEGVCPQDMTINTNSSDGYITAYDGCVETIVCSPSYEGLVNVDETDAYGSCSDDQLNQVDGQYVVGDNPPDHPDVGTVTPSTGSTAGGTAVTIKGVHLGGAAAVTFGGVAAASFSVLSATEIDAVAPAHDPGPADVRVTTAKGQSAAVNGDLFNYQGAQSSSLPAVTEVYPEAGSTAGGDLVTLEGSGFTGATAVAFGGVAAEFQVLSDSTIWVHSPVHAAGTVNVRVTDPAGQSSVVTADKYTYVAPPTPPKVTKVAPASGSTAGGTSVTITGAGFSGGVDVTFGGVDATNVVVKSDTSLTATSPAHAAGVVNVRVAGPTGRSAVVTADHFTYSKTVPTVTKVSPASGSTAGGTAVTITGTGFTAGASVDFGSGHAATSVTYVSATKLTAVSPPHAATSGYVNVTVTTVGGTSASVAADHFAYK